Sequence from the Pontibacter pudoricolor genome:
TCGGAGCGTTGCTACCAAAAACAGTTGCTCCACCATTACGAATAATGAGCTGGCTGCCGCTACCCGGCTTGCCATTACCCTGCACAACCTGTAACCCTGTAAATTGGCTGGAGATAAATTGTTCCGGTGTGGTTATCAGGCCTTTGTTCAGAGAAGTAGCCGGTATGTGTTCCGTTAGCTCAGCTACATCTTTTTTACTGTAAGAAGCTTCTATTATATGCCGTATATTTATACCCTGAACACTATGGACGTGCTTTGTGGAATCGCTTTCCTGGGCTATAGTTGGTACTGAAATCAGGAGCAGGCTAAGAATAGCCCCTGCTGTGCGTAAAGTTTGTTTCAAGAGACTTATAGTTTGGTTGAATATTGCCTGAAATTAAAAAATATATTCAAATCTATATATACCAAAAGAGCGCAAGCTTTTAGGCTAGCGCTCTTCTAATCAAACTATAGTTTACAGTTTAGTTCTTCTTTGCTCCTGCGTTGTTTTTCTTTGATGCTTCAGGATACCAGTTTCGCAATCTTACATCAATATTTTTGTCCTTCTCATTCACCATGCGCTTAAAAGCTGCTACATCGGCCAAACCTTCGGTGCCGCGGTAATGATAGGGATAAATTACTTTTGGTCTGAAGGCCAGCACGCCGCTGGCAGCCTGGTTAATGTCCATAGTATACGGCAGGTTCATGCTCACAAAGGCCACATCAATATTCTTCAGCGCACGCATTTCGGGGATATCCTCCGTGTCGCCGGAAATGTAGATGCGCTTGCCTCCCAAAGTTAAAATATAGCCGTTGCCCCTGCCCTTGGGATGTTTGGCATCAGCAGTTTCTGGCAAATTATACATGGGCAGCGCTTCTATGGCAATGCCAGCCTGGTTTGTTGTTTCGCCGTTACCAATAACTATAGCCTGTGCTTTATACTTCTCCGGCAACTGGTCGGCTACAGCCTGTGGCACTACAAACGTAGTTCCTTTCAGCTCCAGGCCATCCAGCGTCTTCACATCCAGGTGGTCGCCATGTATATCGGTGATCAGCACCAGGTCCGGCTTGGGAATGGTTTTATAGGCTTCGGCACCTCCATACGGATCAACGTAAATGTTCTTTCCGTGCCAACTCAGCACCAGCGAGCCATGTGTAACGGGCTGTACTTTCAACTGCCCCTGATCCGTTTTGATCATGTCAGCTTGAGGCTGCTGAGCCTGTAGTTGCACTATAGCCAGTGCAAAAACCAGTGTAAAAAAAGCTTTCAGTTTCATAGTTATCAGTTTTAAGTGTGTGCAACTATAAAGCGTATAGTTCGCTTTTTTGTTTACGTAACCCGAACAGAAACTCTATTACACGGCCACCGGCGCTTTAATACCCGGGTGTGGGTTATAGTTAACCAGCTCGAAGTCTTCAAACTTAAAATCGAAGATGTCTTTTACATCCGGATTGATAACCATGGCTGGCAGCTGACGTGGCTCGCGGGTAAGTTGTAGTTTCGACTGCTCCAGGTGGTTGGTATACAGGTGCGTATCGCCGCCCGTCCAGATAAATTCGCCGGGTTCAAGTCCGGTAACCTGCGCCATCATTAACACCAGTAAAGCATACGAGGCAATGTTAAAAGGCACACCCAGGAACACATCGGCAGAGCGCTGGTATAGTTGGCAGCTTAGTTTGCCTTCAGCTACATAAAACTGGTAAAACGCGTGGCAAGGCGGTAGCTTCATGTTCTCAATCTCAGCCACATTCCAGGCGCTGACTATAATCCGGCGAGAGTCGGGGTTATTTTTTAGTTGGTTTACTACCTGCGTGATCTGATCGATGTGGCGACCAT
This genomic interval carries:
- a CDS encoding MBL fold metallo-hydrolase, whose protein sequence is MKLKAFFTLVFALAIVQLQAQQPQADMIKTDQGQLKVQPVTHGSLVLSWHGKNIYVDPYGGAEAYKTIPKPDLVLITDIHGDHLDVKTLDGLELKGTTFVVPQAVADQLPEKYKAQAIVIGNGETTNQAGIAIEALPMYNLPETADAKHPKGRGNGYILTLGGKRIYISGDTEDIPEMRALKNIDVAFVSMNLPYTMDINQAASGVLAFRPKVIYPYHYRGTEGLADVAAFKRMVNEKDKNIDVRLRNWYPEASKKNNAGAKKN
- a CDS encoding thymidylate synthase, with the translated sequence MKQYLDLMQHILDNGVKKEDRTGTGTLSVFGYQMRFNLAEGFPLVTTKKVHLKSIIHELLWFLKGETNIAYLKENGVSIWDEWADENGNLGPVYGSQWRSWPTPDGRHIDQITQVVNQLKNNPDSRRIIVSAWNVAEIENMKLPPCHAFYQFYVAEGKLSCQLYQRSADVFLGVPFNIASYALLVLMMAQVTGLEPGEFIWTGGDTHLYTNHLEQSKLQLTREPRQLPAMVINPDVKDIFDFKFEDFELVNYNPHPGIKAPVAV